One window of Cyanobacteriota bacterium genomic DNA carries:
- a CDS encoding STAS domain-containing protein: MSRILKTLQPAGVLDGVSAGQLRKEVSDIVSEGADTVLLDLKDVTFIDSSGLGALVATLKMVRAAGGKLIICSINDQVKMLFELTSMDRVFEIYANQDEFLRATASS, from the coding sequence ATGAGTCGGATTCTGAAAACCTTGCAACCTGCTGGTGTTCTAGATGGAGTTAGTGCTGGTCAATTGCGTAAAGAAGTTAGCGACATCGTTTCAGAAGGCGCTGATACCGTCTTATTGGATCTTAAAGATGTGACATTTATTGACAGTTCTGGTTTAGGGGCATTAGTAGCCACCCTAAAAATGGTTCGTGCCGCTGGTGGAAAGTTGATAATCTGTTCTATTAACGACCAAGTTAAGATGCTGTTTGAACTCACAAGTATGGATCGCGTGTTTGAAATCTACGCTAACCAAGACGAGTTTCTGAGAGCAACTGCCTCTAGTTAA